A part of Candidatus Binatia bacterium genomic DNA contains:
- a CDS encoding lysylphosphatidylglycerol synthase transmembrane domain-containing protein, whose amino-acid sequence MRVASPLAKVGVSAGALYLVVSRIDTAAMVRALSAADRTDVVVVILLYLVGQALTAWRWKLIASRVGFTEPMAEFQRYYFIGMFFNLFGPATLGGDVVRALYLGASAGRRAVALHTVIFDRLSGLVMLVFVAVAAIVLFGRFDLPWPMIWLVVASGTAMAVGWFLVPMLARRILPESGRLNRMIERDLEPFWKDRRLLVRTAGISACFHIMQASSLILLGNAVSMHVDWRYYFIFHPLVSVLSAVPVSVAGLGIREAGYVWFLQHVGVNGDTALVFSILWFIVLLASSLVGGVVFLASGAQVPTLRAQPRVRHAPSDEETQLPSAS is encoded by the coding sequence ATGCGCGTCGCCTCTCCCTTGGCCAAGGTGGGGGTGTCGGCCGGGGCCCTCTACCTCGTCGTCAGCCGCATCGACACCGCGGCGATGGTCCGCGCCTTGTCGGCCGCCGACCGCACCGACGTCGTCGTGGTCATTTTGCTGTACCTGGTCGGCCAGGCCCTGACGGCGTGGCGCTGGAAGCTGATCGCGTCGCGGGTCGGCTTCACCGAGCCGATGGCCGAATTCCAGCGCTACTACTTCATCGGCATGTTCTTCAATCTGTTCGGCCCGGCCACTCTCGGCGGCGACGTCGTGCGCGCGCTCTACCTCGGCGCCTCGGCCGGGCGCCGCGCCGTCGCGCTGCACACGGTGATCTTCGACCGCTTGTCGGGGCTCGTGATGCTGGTGTTCGTCGCGGTCGCGGCGATCGTGCTGTTCGGGCGCTTCGACCTCCCGTGGCCGATGATCTGGCTGGTCGTCGCCAGCGGCACCGCGATGGCCGTCGGCTGGTTCCTGGTCCCGATGCTTGCGCGACGCATCCTGCCCGAAAGCGGCCGCCTCAACCGGATGATCGAAAGGGACCTCGAGCCGTTCTGGAAAGATCGTCGCCTTCTGGTGCGCACCGCGGGAATCTCCGCGTGCTTCCACATCATGCAGGCTTCGTCGCTGATCCTGCTCGGCAACGCCGTCTCGATGCACGTCGACTGGCGCTACTACTTCATCTTCCATCCGCTGGTGTCGGTGCTGAGCGCCGTGCCGGTGAGCGTCGCGGGGCTCGGCATCCGCGAGGCCGGCTACGTGTGGTTCCTGCAGCACGTCGGCGTCAACGGCGACACGGCGCTGGTGTTCAGCATCCTGTGGTTCATCGTGCTGCTCGCCTCGTCGCTGGTCGGCGGCGTCGTGTTCCTCGCCAGCGGCGCGCAGGTACCGACGCTGCGCGCCCAGCCGCGCGTGCGTCACGCGCCCAGTGATGAGGAAACCCAGTTGCCTTCGGCGTCGTAG
- a CDS encoding thioredoxin domain-containing protein, with translation MKAPFRSIALLAAAAALTLSACADPQAVGDIKASVERIEAQQKDIVTKLDALDKSNKDLATKVAAGARPAAPNAPDPNKKYDINIGTAPAKGPNDAPVTIVEWSDFQCPFCGQAKDLVHQIIDAYPKDVRFVFKNYPLPFHPNAMPAAKAAVAAQKQGKFFEMHDLLFSNQRDLSPEKYEEFAKQIGLNMDQFKKDMDSPEIAAQITSDMKEAGDVGVRGTPTFFINGKQPAGRSFELYKSIIDDEIKNAKKG, from the coding sequence ATGAAAGCACCGTTCCGTTCCATTGCCCTTTTGGCCGCAGCCGCGGCCCTGACGCTGTCGGCTTGCGCCGATCCGCAGGCTGTCGGGGACATCAAAGCGTCGGTCGAGAGGATCGAGGCCCAGCAGAAGGACATCGTCACCAAGCTCGACGCGCTCGACAAGTCGAACAAGGACCTGGCGACCAAGGTCGCTGCCGGCGCCCGTCCCGCGGCCCCCAACGCCCCGGACCCGAACAAGAAGTACGACATCAACATCGGCACCGCGCCCGCCAAGGGGCCGAACGACGCGCCGGTGACGATCGTCGAGTGGTCGGACTTCCAGTGCCCGTTCTGCGGACAGGCCAAGGACCTGGTGCACCAGATCATCGACGCCTACCCGAAGGACGTGCGCTTCGTCTTCAAGAACTACCCGCTTCCGTTCCACCCGAACGCGATGCCGGCCGCCAAGGCCGCCGTCGCCGCGCAGAAACAGGGCAAGTTCTTCGAGATGCACGACCTGCTGTTCTCGAACCAGCGTGACCTCTCCCCGGAGAAGTACGAGGAGTTCGCCAAGCAGATCGGCCTGAACATGGACCAGTTCAAGAAGGACATGGACTCGCCCGAGATCGCGGCACAGATCACGAGCGACATGAAGGAAGCGGGCGATGTCGGCGTGCGCGGCACCCCGACGTTCTTCATCAACGGCAAGCAGCCGGCAGGCCGTTCGTTCGAGCTCTACAAGTCGATCATCGACGACGAGATCAAGAACGCGAAGAAGGGCTGA
- a CDS encoding lysylphosphatidylglycerol synthase transmembrane domain-containing protein — translation MKNALSLILKFVVALAIFAGIFVEFGGGYAAVKTSELASPGAIEVSNPAYPGIVGRVKARLSGRELPPPRLPSTMADACRNAGEGAVFVRTADGQSRRIKTLRHCGEAALQSLYVQQSDGSYQLVPLAQAPENAFVRLQGFQLVPAELSDLWAEIKSVKPSVFVPWFLAAMAIKLVGIFANIWRWQILLAGQGIEMKFGFLTSTYFIGRYFGIVTPSTMGLDAWRLYETARLTKKPIECTTALAVERIIGLVGLLATILLFMPFAGRVTQGQSFGEMIGALKVPLAGAMLLGVLVLLQPAWFTGLIRLVPNEKARRIATNVVQSATAYSHQRGTLLFALVLAVVGQVTTTLMYFCNAMSIAAEGVHTPEVLFASAVMTLGTFIAPSASGEGVRELVFVWLLGSKAGAVKAFLIGNLGFWIEKVPLSVPGGIILLMRNDPTIQAVTREDLERVTGRHASAPTEAS, via the coding sequence ATGAAAAACGCACTGTCCCTGATCCTCAAGTTCGTGGTCGCGCTGGCGATCTTCGCCGGCATTTTCGTCGAGTTCGGCGGTGGCTACGCTGCCGTGAAGACGAGCGAGCTCGCCAGTCCCGGCGCGATCGAAGTCTCCAATCCTGCCTACCCGGGAATCGTCGGTCGCGTGAAGGCCAGGCTTTCCGGTCGGGAGCTGCCGCCGCCGCGCCTGCCGTCGACGATGGCGGACGCGTGCCGCAACGCCGGCGAAGGGGCGGTCTTCGTGCGCACCGCCGACGGCCAGAGCCGCCGCATCAAGACGCTGAGGCACTGTGGCGAGGCGGCGTTGCAGTCGCTGTACGTGCAGCAAAGCGACGGCAGCTACCAGCTCGTGCCGCTTGCGCAGGCGCCCGAGAACGCGTTCGTGCGCCTCCAGGGCTTCCAGCTCGTGCCGGCCGAGCTGTCGGACCTGTGGGCCGAGATCAAGAGCGTCAAGCCTTCGGTGTTCGTGCCGTGGTTCCTCGCGGCGATGGCGATCAAGCTCGTCGGGATCTTCGCGAATATCTGGCGCTGGCAGATCCTGCTGGCCGGCCAGGGCATCGAGATGAAGTTCGGATTCCTTACGAGCACCTACTTCATCGGACGTTACTTCGGCATCGTCACGCCGAGCACGATGGGCCTGGATGCGTGGCGGCTCTACGAGACCGCGCGACTGACGAAAAAACCGATCGAGTGCACGACGGCGCTCGCGGTCGAGCGCATCATCGGGCTGGTCGGCCTGCTCGCGACGATCCTGCTGTTCATGCCGTTCGCCGGCCGCGTCACCCAGGGCCAGTCCTTCGGCGAGATGATCGGCGCGCTGAAGGTGCCGCTCGCGGGCGCGATGCTGCTCGGCGTTCTCGTGCTGCTGCAGCCCGCGTGGTTCACGGGACTGATCCGGCTCGTTCCGAACGAAAAGGCCCGGCGCATCGCGACCAACGTCGTCCAGTCGGCCACCGCCTACTCTCACCAGCGCGGAACCCTGCTGTTTGCGCTCGTGCTCGCCGTCGTCGGGCAGGTGACGACGACGCTGATGTATTTCTGCAACGCGATGTCGATCGCAGCCGAGGGCGTGCACACGCCCGAAGTGCTGTTCGCGTCGGCCGTAATGACACTCGGAACCTTCATCGCGCCCTCGGCCTCCGGCGAAGGCGTGCGCGAGCTGGTGTTCGTCTGGCTGCTCGGCAGCAAAGCGGGCGCCGTCAAGGCGTTCCTGATCGGCAATCTCGGATTCTGGATCGAGAAGGTCCCGCTGTCGGTACCGGGCGGCATCATCCTGTTGATGCGCAACGATCCGACCATCCAGGCGGTCACCCGCGAGGATCTCGAGCGCGTGACCGGGCGACATGCATCGGCGCCGACGGAGGCTTCGTGA
- a CDS encoding tetratricopeptide repeat protein translates to MPLPAVIVGTLLLIAGGVAAFFALRTPTEVPRAVPGSPGGPPGASAAAQAPGGQGGQDGLPSGHPSIDLPKEVLDFLDGLTADADKNPQSVDAWQKLARARYRASVINGSYRASAEQALDKLMALDPANAEGLRISANLSYDSGDFPEAEKRFQAFLAKYPDDPSAITDLGSTQLFQDHVDDAIATYQKAIAKDAKFMQAHFNLAIALQKQGKKDDAIASLHRAMDLADDPDERQHVENALAEMEGREPQKIAGAHAEAMEEAGGAPPGQGAGMPGGAPGGMPGSAPGGMQGGMPGGMPGGAPGGMPGGGMPMPPPAPDRDVPTNATSDFQRAAEKPLIMHPIVGPRVVRFEWKSATAGSVRIADFPMDRMPPFARDKFKSGMAAKIGQIAATGGIHEPVTIDLVDDATGKVMDTLQGSAGATP, encoded by the coding sequence GTGCCGCTGCCGGCGGTGATCGTCGGCACGCTGCTGCTCATCGCCGGCGGCGTTGCGGCGTTTTTCGCGCTGCGCACGCCGACGGAAGTTCCGCGCGCCGTGCCCGGAAGCCCCGGCGGCCCTCCCGGCGCGAGCGCCGCCGCGCAGGCACCGGGCGGCCAAGGGGGACAGGACGGCCTTCCGAGCGGACATCCGAGCATCGATCTTCCCAAGGAAGTGCTCGACTTCCTCGACGGGCTCACTGCCGACGCCGACAAGAATCCGCAGAGCGTCGATGCCTGGCAGAAGCTCGCGCGCGCCCGCTACCGCGCGAGCGTGATCAACGGTTCGTACCGGGCTTCGGCCGAGCAGGCTCTCGACAAGCTGATGGCGCTCGACCCTGCCAACGCCGAAGGCCTGCGCATCTCGGCCAACCTCTCGTACGACAGCGGCGATTTCCCGGAAGCCGAAAAACGCTTCCAGGCATTCCTCGCGAAATATCCTGACGATCCGAGCGCAATCACCGACCTCGGCTCGACGCAGCTCTTCCAGGACCACGTGGACGACGCGATCGCGACGTACCAGAAAGCAATCGCGAAAGACGCCAAGTTCATGCAGGCGCATTTCAACCTCGCCATTGCGCTGCAGAAGCAGGGCAAGAAGGACGACGCGATCGCGTCGTTGCACCGCGCGATGGATCTCGCCGACGATCCCGATGAGCGCCAGCACGTCGAGAACGCACTGGCCGAGATGGAAGGGCGCGAGCCTCAGAAAATCGCCGGAGCGCATGCCGAGGCAATGGAAGAGGCCGGCGGAGCACCTCCAGGGCAGGGCGCGGGGATGCCGGGTGGAGCGCCGGGCGGAATGCCGGGTAGTGCGCCAGGCGGCATGCAAGGTGGAATGCCAGGCGGCATGCCTGGTGGAGCACCGGGCGGAATGCCCGGCGGCGGAATGCCGATGCCTCCCCCGGCTCCGGACCGGGACGTCCCGACCAATGCCACGAGCGACTTCCAGCGCGCCGCCGAAAAGCCGCTGATCATGCATCCGATCGTCGGCCCGCGCGTCGTGCGCTTCGAATGGAAGTCCGCCACCGCCGGGAGCGTGCGCATTGCGGACTTCCCGATGGACCGCATGCCGCCGTTCGCGCGCGACAAGTTCAAGTCGGGCATGGCCGCGAAGATCGGACAGATCGCGGCGACAGGCGGGATTCACGAGCCGGTAACGATCGACCTCGTCGACGACGCGACCGGCAAGGTGATGGACACGCTGCAGGGCTCCGCGGGGGCGACGCCGTGA
- a CDS encoding CbbQ/NirQ/NorQ/GpvN family protein: MTSAASDGLAAPYYLALGDEVEVFEAAFRQKLPVLLKGPTGCGKTRFVEFMAWKLLPQTEARPQSLITVACNEDLTGSDLVGRYLVRGDETMWMDGPLTQAVRVGAMCYLDEIVEARKDTMVLIHPLTDHRRILPVDKLGITLAAHADFTLVVSYNPGYQSVLKDLKPSTRQRFVTLEFDYPPRDKEAEIIAHESGIPAETAMDLAHLGERVRELKSGGLEEGVSARLLVYAGQLVRQGMTPRRACEATVVRALSDDRQTQAAIGELVSAIFA, encoded by the coding sequence GTGACCAGCGCCGCAAGCGACGGCCTCGCGGCTCCGTACTACCTCGCGCTCGGAGACGAGGTCGAGGTCTTCGAGGCGGCGTTTCGCCAGAAGCTGCCGGTGCTGCTCAAGGGGCCGACGGGGTGCGGCAAGACGCGTTTCGTCGAATTCATGGCGTGGAAGCTGCTGCCGCAGACCGAGGCGCGCCCCCAGTCGCTGATCACCGTGGCGTGCAACGAGGATCTTACCGGCAGCGATCTCGTCGGCCGATATCTGGTGCGCGGCGACGAGACGATGTGGATGGACGGACCGCTCACCCAGGCGGTGCGCGTCGGCGCGATGTGCTACCTCGACGAAATCGTCGAGGCGCGCAAGGACACGATGGTGCTGATCCATCCGCTGACCGACCATCGCCGCATTCTTCCGGTCGACAAGCTCGGCATCACGCTCGCGGCCCACGCCGATTTCACGCTCGTCGTCTCCTACAACCCCGGCTACCAGTCGGTGCTGAAGGACCTGAAGCCGTCCACGCGCCAGAGGTTCGTGACGCTCGAGTTCGACTATCCGCCTCGCGACAAGGAAGCCGAGATCATCGCGCATGAAAGCGGCATTCCGGCCGAGACGGCGATGGACCTGGCGCATCTCGGCGAGCGCGTGCGCGAGCTCAAATCCGGCGGGCTCGAAGAGGGAGTCTCGGCCCGCCTGCTGGTTTACGCAGGACAGCTCGTGCGCCAGGGCATGACACCGCGCCGGGCGTGCGAGGCGACGGTCGTGCGGGCGCTCAGCGACGACCGCCAGACCCAGGCGGCGATCGGCGAGCTCGTCAGCGCGATCTTCGCATAA